From the Ascaphus truei isolate aAscTru1 chromosome 15, aAscTru1.hap1, whole genome shotgun sequence genome, one window contains:
- the LOC142466763 gene encoding uncharacterized protein LOC142466763 isoform X1, with protein sequence MWTAPPSITVPEDLPGPLGPSSHHKQIRQTKMPYDDDDDDSYVAPGGEPYPQMNLVCWACREDGHMEDICPKMFKDKQLQKQATPCECKQNVEATSECVPSTTDISGANKAKRKKKKKTVPQVTGEVTETPALSGHASERRRDVLQTGVTGRIVTGTVAEDKEALVSALQAARHDYEVLWQGLVKERECWKKEREANAELQRCILPALQEYEALKKTESLLRSELEEVTTSLEKANTVIATMDEKQIKSDKLIAILKQKYGKALQEVHALCTEVQNSRLEGHGMNAELGMLKQTHEIALCDLETVKQENESLKIKNSDLTDQAEKVKKQLTQEKLEVQEALQNALMHTQSQHQEEMDALRTELRDVCTKQNSLAEELNVLKKEKSVRIIQKHCKALIQGRRERENYRRKRAATIILQAAYRGMKIRQFNRRNKAACVLQSFYRARMVRNRFLIMKGATIKIQSLTRMTQNRIRYQTLINASLVIQRYFRLNKCRPQEREAQDYMPAGCKGKRPQGTAGVGESPI encoded by the exons atgtggacggcccctccaagtatcacagtaccagaggatttgcctggacccttgggaccgagttcccaccacaaacagataagacaaacaaagat gccatacgatgatgatgatgacgactcgtatgtggcccctggaggagagccgtacccacagatgaatttagtatgctgggcctgtcgtgaagacGGTCACATGGAAGATATATGCCCCAAAAtgttcaaagacaaacagctgcaaaagcaagcaacaccctgtgagtgcaagcaaaatgtggaagctaccagtgagtgtgtgcccagtaccactgatatctctggagctaataaagcaaaaagaaagaagaaaaagaaaactgttcctcaagtcacaggggaagtgaccgagacacctgcgctgtcaggacatgcgtcagaaaggcgccgagatgtgctgcagaccggagtgaccggcagaattgtcacgggaacagtggcagaggataaagaggctttggtttctgcactccaagctgcccgccatgattatgaagtcctgtggcagggattggtcaaggagcgagaatgttggaagaaggagcgagaagcgaacgctgagttacagaggtgtatacttccagctttacaggagtacgaggctttgaagaaaacagagtctctcttacggagtgagctggaagaggtgacgactagtctggaaaaggccaacaccgtaattgccaccatggatgaaaaacagattaagtctgacaaattaattgctatcctaaaacagaaatacgggaaggctctacaagaggttcacgcgctctgcacagaggtgcaaaactcacgcctggagggtcACGGTATGAacgcagagctgggaatgttgaagcaaacccatgagattgccctgtgtgatttagagactgtaaagcaagaaaatgagagtctgaaaattaaaaattcagatttgactgaccaagcagaaaaagtgaagaaacagttgactcaggaaaaattagaagtgcaggaagcactacagaatgcattgatgcacactcagagccagcaccaggaagaaatggacgctctgagaacagaattgcgagatgtatgcacaaaacagaattctctcgcagAGGAACTTAACgtattgaaaaaggagaaaagcgttcgaataattcagaagcactgcaaagctcttatccaaggaagaagggaaagagaaaattatcggcgtaaacgcgccgcaactatcatcctacaggctgcctacagagggatgaaaattcgtcagtttaatcgccggaataaagcagcctgtgttcttcaatcattctaccgtgcccgcatggtacgaaacaggttcctcattatgaaaggagcaactataaaaatccagtctctgactaggatgacacagaacaggattcgctatcaaaccctgataaatgcgtcactggttatccagcggtacttccgcctgaataaatgtaggccccaggaaagagaggcccaagactacatgcctgccggctgcaaaggtaaaaggccacagggtacagccggagttggTGAGAGCCCCATCTAG
- the LOC142466763 gene encoding uncharacterized protein LOC142466763 isoform X2 has protein sequence MPYDDDDDDSYVAPGGEPYPQMNLVCWACREDGHMEDICPKMFKDKQLQKQATPCECKQNVEATSECVPSTTDISGANKAKRKKKKKTVPQVTGEVTETPALSGHASERRRDVLQTGVTGRIVTGTVAEDKEALVSALQAARHDYEVLWQGLVKERECWKKEREANAELQRCILPALQEYEALKKTESLLRSELEEVTTSLEKANTVIATMDEKQIKSDKLIAILKQKYGKALQEVHALCTEVQNSRLEGHGMNAELGMLKQTHEIALCDLETVKQENESLKIKNSDLTDQAEKVKKQLTQEKLEVQEALQNALMHTQSQHQEEMDALRTELRDVCTKQNSLAEELNVLKKEKSVRIIQKHCKALIQGRRERENYRRKRAATIILQAAYRGMKIRQFNRRNKAACVLQSFYRARMVRNRFLIMKGATIKIQSLTRMTQNRIRYQTLINASLVIQRYFRLNKCRPQEREAQDYMPAGCKGKRPQGTAGVGESPI, from the coding sequence gccatacgatgatgatgatgacgactcgtatgtggcccctggaggagagccgtacccacagatgaatttagtatgctgggcctgtcgtgaagacGGTCACATGGAAGATATATGCCCCAAAAtgttcaaagacaaacagctgcaaaagcaagcaacaccctgtgagtgcaagcaaaatgtggaagctaccagtgagtgtgtgcccagtaccactgatatctctggagctaataaagcaaaaagaaagaagaaaaagaaaactgttcctcaagtcacaggggaagtgaccgagacacctgcgctgtcaggacatgcgtcagaaaggcgccgagatgtgctgcagaccggagtgaccggcagaattgtcacgggaacagtggcagaggataaagaggctttggtttctgcactccaagctgcccgccatgattatgaagtcctgtggcagggattggtcaaggagcgagaatgttggaagaaggagcgagaagcgaacgctgagttacagaggtgtatacttccagctttacaggagtacgaggctttgaagaaaacagagtctctcttacggagtgagctggaagaggtgacgactagtctggaaaaggccaacaccgtaattgccaccatggatgaaaaacagattaagtctgacaaattaattgctatcctaaaacagaaatacgggaaggctctacaagaggttcacgcgctctgcacagaggtgcaaaactcacgcctggagggtcACGGTATGAacgcagagctgggaatgttgaagcaaacccatgagattgccctgtgtgatttagagactgtaaagcaagaaaatgagagtctgaaaattaaaaattcagatttgactgaccaagcagaaaaagtgaagaaacagttgactcaggaaaaattagaagtgcaggaagcactacagaatgcattgatgcacactcagagccagcaccaggaagaaatggacgctctgagaacagaattgcgagatgtatgcacaaaacagaattctctcgcagAGGAACTTAACgtattgaaaaaggagaaaagcgttcgaataattcagaagcactgcaaagctcttatccaaggaagaagggaaagagaaaattatcggcgtaaacgcgccgcaactatcatcctacaggctgcctacagagggatgaaaattcgtcagtttaatcgccggaataaagcagcctgtgttcttcaatcattctaccgtgcccgcatggtacgaaacaggttcctcattatgaaaggagcaactataaaaatccagtctctgactaggatgacacagaacaggattcgctatcaaaccctgataaatgcgtcactggttatccagcggtacttccgcctgaataaatgtaggccccaggaaagagaggcccaagactacatgcctgccggctgcaaaggtaaaaggccacagggtacagccggagttggTGAGAGCCCCATCTAG